Proteins encoded by one window of Streptomyces uncialis:
- a CDS encoding DMT family transporter yields the protein MSWVILLISAVFEAVWATALGLSDGLSKTVPTVVFFVGLALSMAGLGYAMIRIPISVAYSVWIGIGAALTVLYAMITGEEPTSPLKIVFLGGIILCVIGLKFVKTKPGPKAEQRLPETPEAQSPQ from the coding sequence ATGTCCTGGGTCATCCTTCTCATCAGTGCCGTGTTCGAAGCCGTCTGGGCCACGGCCCTCGGTCTCTCCGACGGGCTGAGCAAAACGGTCCCCACCGTCGTCTTCTTCGTCGGGCTTGCCCTCAGCATGGCGGGCCTGGGCTACGCCATGATCCGGATTCCGATCAGCGTGGCCTACTCGGTCTGGATCGGCATCGGAGCGGCCCTGACGGTCCTCTACGCCATGATCACCGGCGAGGAGCCCACCTCCCCGCTCAAGATCGTGTTCCTCGGCGGGATCATCCTGTGCGTCATCGGGCTGAAGTTCGTCAAGACCAAGCCGGGCCCCAAGGCCGAGCAGCGACTGCCGGAGACACCGGAGGCACAGAGCCCGCAGTGA
- a CDS encoding DMT family transporter has protein sequence MAWFILVVSGVLEAVWATALSASKNFKRPVPTIIFGVALAASMTGLAFAMKSLPTGTAYAVWVGIGAVLTAVWAMATGQERATTARVLLLLGLVGCVVGLKAVS, from the coding sequence ATGGCGTGGTTCATTCTCGTCGTATCAGGAGTGCTGGAGGCCGTCTGGGCCACAGCACTGTCAGCGTCCAAGAACTTCAAGCGCCCCGTCCCGACCATCATCTTCGGGGTTGCTCTCGCAGCGAGCATGACAGGTCTCGCGTTCGCCATGAAGAGTCTGCCGACGGGGACCGCGTACGCGGTCTGGGTCGGCATCGGGGCGGTGCTCACCGCCGTCTGGGCCATGGCGACCGGGCAGGAGCGTGCCACCACCGCGCGAGTACTCCTGCTGCTGGGTCTCGTCGGCTGCGTCGTCGGACTGAAGGCGGTCAGCTGA